Proteins encoded by one window of Culicoides brevitarsis isolate CSIRO-B50_1 chromosome 2, AGI_CSIRO_Cbre_v1, whole genome shotgun sequence:
- the LOC134830629 gene encoding kinesin-like protein KIF23 has translation MSKVRTPAKVPIGSRLALKTPRKQNSKENLTKDPVQVFCRIKPLPCEGDLSCIKVISPTTVVLTPPEFAVNYKIGNLKETQCTFKHVFDGESKQREVYSCVAQPLVENLIRGKSGLLFSYGVTGSGKTYTMTGDAKNRGIMPRCLDSLFKTISDLQTKKFVFKPDRMNGFEILSEADAMLERQAELHSRLLKSGRRKDSDPEIASQASTNAETLDGLDEDNMYAVFITYVEVYNNSVFDLLEETPMQGFKQGTLQSRVIREDANHNMYVHGVTELEIKSVEQALEAFQLGQKRKRVGHTILNAESSRSHSVFTIRLVQAPSDAQGEYVVQDKQTITVSQLSLVDLAGSERLSRTKNTGERLREAGNINNSLMTLRTCLEILRENQMTGASKKVPYRDSKLTNLFKNFFDGEGQVRMVVCCNPRAEEYDENVQVMKFAEMTQEVQIARPTPMKSALDIGLTPGRRKANQLFKKAVDNLEENGKPEARHFDVDLGLVYSLGPSFPNYRLDSVENERVIQDLMKFLENRIEKRRILLDDFNARQDKFRLQLMHLEKENIMLKSETSSTKATLKIERQRNQALENRIIVHERALDDLNRKIKEVEQENERLRQSMDEKQRVLQQKEREVENTRKKYAAKVGMEKTKMESELEQKLQQQRSKFEEKYKSDAEKLKLVSKILKSTEIPSDLASSRSSDSSDKTIVKASDVVYRTPNAKTIHRGLSVANPRHRRSRSADRWLEHRAKNPVPLGTIFQPYYKARKSVTQVEEQDLKDQKNGKYCLIDQVADTDGEVETRIYKGNIIPTKAGGTQVVLEDVELLKQFSPTSPQRVKRGSAENPDLVSQSIKKKKFYV, from the exons atgagTAAAGT gAGAACGCCAGCAAAGGTCCCAATCGGAAGTCGTCTCGCCCTGAAAACTCCGcgcaaacaaaattcaaaagaaaacctCACAAAAGATCCTGTCCAAGTATTCTGTCGCATCAAACCACTACCATGCGAAGGCGATTTAAGCTGTATTAAGGTCATCTCACCCACAACTGTGGTCTTGACTCCGCCCGAATTCGCGGTAAACTACAAAATTGGCAATTTAAAGGAGACGCAATGCACTTTCAAGCATGTTTTTGACGGCGAATCGAAACAACGTGAAGTTTATTCGTGTGTCGCTCAACCGCTCGTGGAAAATCTCATTCGCGGAAAGAGCGGATTGCTTTTCAGTTACGGCGTTACTGGATCTGGCAAAACCTATACGATGACCGGCGATGCTAAAAATCGTGGAATCATGCCACGATGTCTTGATTCATTGTTTAAGACAATTTCCGACTTGCAAACGAAGAAATTTGTCTTTAAACCGGATCGCATGAACggttttgagattttatcCGAAGCTGATGCGATGTTAGAACGTCAAGCGGAACTCCATTCACGTCTTTTGAAGTCTGGGCGTCGCAAAGACTCGGATCCGGAAATTGCTTCGCAAGCCTCAACGAATGCCGAGACGCTTGATGGGCTCGACGAGGATAATATGTACGCAGTTTTCATCACGTACGTCGAAGTTTACAACAATTCCGTGTTCGATTTGCTCGAGGAGACCCCCATGCAAGGCTTTAAGCAGGGAACGTTGCAAAGTCGCGTCATTCGAGAGGATGCCAATCACAATATGTACGTGCATGGCGTTACCGAACTCGAAATTAAGTCTGTGGAACAAGCTCTCGAGGCTTTTCAGTTGGGACAGAAGCGAAAACGCGTCGGCCACACAATTTTGAATGCAGAATCGAGTCGAAGTCATTCGGTTTTCACGATCCGGCTTGTGCAGGCGCCTTCAGATGCGCAAGGCGAGTACGTCGTGCAAGACAAACAAACGATCACCGTGAGTCAATTGTCGCTCGTGGACTTGGCGGGCAGCGAGAGATTGTCCCGTACGAAAAATACGGGCGAAAGACTCCGAGAAGCGGGAAATATCAATAATTCACTGATGACGCTGCGAACGTGCTTGGAAATTTTGCGGGAGAATCAGATGACGGGCGCATCGAAAAAAGTTCCTTATCGTGACTCGAAGTTgacaaatttgttcaaaaactttttcgatGGCGAAGGACAAGTACGGATGGTGGTTTGTTGTAATCCAAGAGCTGAAGAATACGACGAGAATGtg CAAGTAATGAAATTCGCTGAAATGACGCAAGAAGTACAAATAGCTCGTCCAACGCCGATGAAATCAGCTCTCGATATCGGTTTAACACCCGGTCGTCGCAAGGCAAACCAACTTTTCAAGAAAGCCGTCGACAATTTGGAAGAAAATGGCAAACCCGAAGCGCGTCACTTTGATGTCGATCTCGGTCTGGTTTACAGCTTAGGTCCCAGCTTCCCCAATTATCGCCTGGATTCTGTCGAAAACGAGCGCGTCATCCAGGATCTCATGAAATTCCTCGAAAACCGCATCGAAAAGCGTCGCATCTTGCTCGATGACTTCAATGCGCGCCAAGACAAATTCCGCTTGCAATTGATGCATTTGGAAAAGGAGAACATCATGCTCAAATCCGAGACATCGAGCACAAAAGCAACTCTCAAGATCGAACGACAACGAAATCAAGCGTTGGAAAACCGAATTATCGTCCATGAACGCGCACTCGACgatttaaatcgaaaaatcaaagaaGTCGAGCAAGAAAATGAACGTTTGCGTCAATCGATGGACGAAAAACAACGAGTTTTGCAGCAAAAAGAGCGCGAAGTCGAAAATACAAGGAAAAAGTACGCCGCCAAGGTTGGAATGGAAAAAACCAAGATGGAAAGTGAGTTGGaacaaaaattgcaacaacaaagaagcaaatttgaggaaaaatacaaatcggatgcggaaaaattgaaacttgtctcgaaaattttgaaaagtacgGAAATTCCATCGGACCTTGCTTCATCCCGGAGCAGCGATTCGAGTGACAAAACCATCGTTAAAGCCTCCGACGTTGTTTATCGAACGCCCAATGCAAAGACAATTCATCGC ggACTTTCCGTGGCAAATCCCCGTCATCGTCGTTCCCGTTCAGCCGATCGTTGGCTTGAGCATCGCGCAAAAAATCCCGTTCCTTTGGGCACCATCTTCCAACCGTACTACAAAGCGCGCAAATCTGTCACGCAAGTCGAAGAGCAAGACTTGAAGGACCAGAAAAACGGCAAATATTGCTTGATTGATCAAGTTGCCGACACAGATGGCGAAGTCGAGACGCGCATCTACAAGGGAAACATCATTCCGACAAAGGCGGGAGGCACGCAGGTCGTATTGGAAGACGTGGAATTGTTGAAACAGTTTTCGCCGACATCGCCGCAACGCGTCAAGCGCGGAAGTGCCGAGAATCCGGATCTCGTGTCGCAAAGtattaagaagaagaagttctATGTGTAG
- the LOC134832462 gene encoding ATP-dependent RNA helicase WM6 yields the protein MADNDDLLDYEDEEQTEQAVAESTDQPKKDVKGTYVSIHSSGFRDFLLKPEILRAIVDCGFEHPSEVQHECIPQAVLGMDILCQAKSGMGKTAVFVLATLQQLEPTENHTYVLVMCHTRELAFQISKEYERFSKYMPNIKVGVFFGGMPIQKDEEQLKATTPHIVVGTPGRVLALIKNKKLNLKHLKHFILDECDKMLEQLDMRRDVQEIFRNTPHSKQVMMFSATLSKEIRPVCKKFMQDPMEVYVDDETKLTLHGLQQHYVKLKENEKNKKLFELLDVLEFNQVVIFVKSVQRCMALAQLLTEQNFPAIGIHRGMLQEERLSRYQQFKDFQKRILVATNLFGRGMDIERVNIVFNYDMPEDSDTYLHRVARAGRFGTKGLAITFVSDEGDAKVLNEVQDRFDVNITELPDEIDLSSYIEGR from the exons ATGGCAGACAATGACGATCTTTTAGACTATGAAGACGAGGAACAGACGGAACAAGCCGTTGCTGAGTCCACAGATCAGCCCAAGAAGGATGTTAAGGGTACCTATGTCTCCATTCACAGCTCCGGTTTTCGTGATTTCTTGTTGAAACCGGAAATTTTGCGGGCGATCGTCGATTGTGGGTTCGAGCATCCGTCAGAAG TGCAACACGAGTGCATTCCGCAAGCCGTCCTTGGCATGGATATTCTGTGCCAAGCCAAATCCGGTATGGGAAAGACTGCGGTCTTTGTGTTGGCGACGCTGCAACAACTGGAGCCCACGGAGAATCACACGTATGTGCTCGTCATGTGTCACACGCGTGAATTAGCATTCCAAATCAGCAAGGAGTACGAACGTTTCTCCAAATACATGCCCAACATCAAGGTTGGCGTCTTTTTCGGCGGCATGCCCATCCAAAAGGACGAGGAACAGTTGAAAGCTACCACGCCGCATATCGTTGTCGGAACACCGGGTCGCGTCTTGGCACTCATCAAGAACAAGAAACTcaatttgaaacatttgaaGCACTTTATCTTGGACGAGTGCGACAAAATGCTTGAACAATTAG atatgCGTCGCGacgttcaagaaattttccgcAATACACCACACAGCAAGCAAGTTATGATGTTCTCCGCTACTTTAAGCAAGGAAATTCGTCCGGTTTGCAAGAAATTCATGCAAGAT CCCATGGAGGTGTACGTTGACGACGAAACCAAGTTGACATTGCACGGCTTGCAACAACATTACGTCAAGTTGaaggaaaatgagaaaaataaaaaattatttgaacttttGGATGTCTTGGAGTTCAATCAG gtCGTAATTTTCGTGAAATCAGTGCAACGTTGCATGGCACTCGCGCAACTCTTGACGGAACAAAATTTCCCCGCGATCGGCATTCATCGTGGCATGTTGCAGGAGGAGCGTTTGAGTCGTTACCAGCAATTTAAGGATTTCCAAAAGCGTATTTTGGTGGCGACAAATTTGTTTGGGCGCGGCATGGATATCGAGCGTGTCAATATTGTGTTCAACTACGACATGCCCGAGGACTCGGATACGTATTTGCATCGGGTAGCGCGTGCCGGGCGTTTCGGTACCAAAGGTTTGGCCATTACCTTCGTGTCGGACGAGGGCGACGCAAAAGTATTGAACGAGGTGCAGGATCGATTTGACGTCAATATCACAGAATTACCCGACGAAATTGATTTGTCGTCATACATCGAGGGACGATAA
- the LOC134830733 gene encoding endoplasmic reticulum transmembrane helix translocase-like, producing the protein MGVARRKEDPRLDELIQYVTLHKLNHLAFQATLSPFLFAIGGLFYIWFFVYGFEEFYEAGLVSLAATGCLEVLLCLCCYWSVHINTFLNCRRVKEPDPQTIAKVVPTPNNGSSELVRVKRSVIDGKNIYWFIFQKLKYTWDADKKQFRGVDFPINEPLEKYYNAKGHEDEKEVEIAERTLGNNKMEMVVPEFIELFIERATAPFFVFQIFSVGLWCLDEYWYYSLFTLCMLIVFECTLVQQQLRNMAEIRKMGNKPYSISVFRNRKWRPIMSDLLVPGDLISITRSANDALVPCDVVLLRGSCIVDESMLTGESVPQMKESLENTDDLSRELDPEAEGKLFVLFGGTKVVQHTPPSKGAMRAPDNGCIGYVLRTGFNTSQGKLMRTILFGVKRVTENNAETFAFILFLLIFALSAAIYVWIKGTEDPERNKYKLFLECTLILTSIIPPDLPIELSLAVNTSLLQLSKLFVFCTEPFRIPFAGKVQICCFDKTGTLTSDNLVVEGVAGLKKDCALMTISEAPETAIQVLATCHSLAQLDDGLVGDPLEKATLTAIDWTLTKQDSVVPKRGKFKPLRIHQRFHFSSALKRMSVLAAYNTPYSNETNFVGTVKGAPEILMKMLKEVPKDYETTYLEYSRRGARVLALGIRDFGPLDHQAQRNLKREDVEKDLTFAGFVIISCPLKPDSKAVVKEIMGASHKVVMITGDNPLTACHVAKELRFVRKKQLLVLTSNEESYSWETIKADMKIEINDKENTKEFVKTYDLCVTGDGLQYLNTNHHDYLMKILPYVTVFARFAPKQKEFVITTLKQLGFYTLMCGDGTNDVGALKHAHVGVSILSNAPLKHPSEKKKEEKEKKKDDETPAAALAAQANLSPRERQILKHRENLKAQQDKLQKALQQLDEEQIQIVKLGDASIAAPFTSKLSSITCVNHIIKQGRCTLVTTLQMFKILALNALISAYCQSVLYIDGIKFSDTQATLQGLLIAACFLFITRSKPLKVLSKQAPLPNIFNWYTITTILTQFAVHFTALIYLVHEANLRAPPREGKVKLNVDMAPDEKEEFAPNIVNSTVYIICMALQVSTFAVNYKGHPFMESLRENRLLLYSILTSSTVVLCLALGIVPDLLQTFEIIEFPEDFRKILVFVLIADTVLAFLADRVCSFLFGEIRSKNDVTCNN; encoded by the exons gtGAAAGAACCTGATCCCCAAACAATCGCAAAAGTCGTTCCCACCCCAAACAACGGATCATCAGAGCTTGTTCGTGTCAAACGCTCCGTCAtcgatggaaaaaatatttattggttCATCttccaaaagttaaaatacaCCTGGGATGCcgacaaaaaacaatttcgcGGAGTAGACTTCCCCATAAACGAACCTCTGGAGAAATATTACAACGCCAAAGGACACGAAGATGAGAAAGAAGTTGAAATCGCAGAACGAACTCTCGGCAACAACAAAATGGAAATGGTCGTTCCCGAGTTCATTGAACTCTTTATCGAACGCGCCACTGCCcccttcttcgtttttcaaatattttccgtCGGTTTGTGGTGCTTGGACGAATATTGGTACTACTCACTCTTCACGCTTTGCATGCTGATTGTCTTCGAATGCACTTTGGTGCAGCAACAACTCCGAAATATGGCTGAAATCCGTAAAATGGGCAACAAACCGTACTCCATCAGTGTTTTTCGCAATCGCAAATGGCGTCCCATCATGTCAGACTTGCTCGTGCCCGGCGATTTAATTTCCATCACTCGTTCCGCGAACGATGCTTTGGTACCGTGTGACGTTGTTCTGCTACGGGGGAGTTGTATTGTCGACGAGAGCATGTTAACGGGCGAATCTGTGCCCCAAATGAAAGAATCCTTGGAAAATACGGACGATTTATCGCGCGAATTGGATCCCGAAGCGGAAGGAAAACTTTTTGTGCTGTTCGGCGGTACCAAAGTCGTGCAACATACACCTCCGAGCAAGGGAGCGATGCGTGCGCCGGACAACGGATGCATTGGATACGTCCTCCGAACGGGTTTTAACACGTCACAAGGCAAACTGATGCGAACAATTCTCTTCGGAGTGAAGCGAGTGACAGAAAATAACGCAGAAACCTTCGCTTTTATCCTGTTTCTGCTCATTTTCGCACTTTCTGCTGCAATTTACGTCTGGATCAAGGGCACGGAGGACCCGGAACGCAACAAATACAAACTTTTCCTCGAATGTACGCTCATACTTACCTCAATTATCCCACCGGATCTACCCATCGAGCTGTCATTAGCCGTTAACACCTCGTTATTGCAACTTTCGAAGCTGTTTGTCTTCTGCACGGAACCTTTTCGCATCCCATTTGCCGGAAAAGTGCAAATTTGTTGCTTCGACAAGACCGGAACACTCACGAGCGACAATTTGGTCGTCGAAGGCGTTGCCGGATTGAAGAAAGATTGTGCTTTAATGACCATTTCTGAAGCCCCAGAGACCGCAATTCAAGTTCTCGCTACTTGTCATTCGCTGGCGCAGCTAGATGACGGTCTCGTTGGCGATCCCTTGGAAAAAGCAACACTGACAGCGATCGATTGGACCTTAACGAAGCAAGATTCGGTCGTTCCAAAGCGCGGAAAATTCAAACCACTCCGAATTCATCAAAGATTTCACTTTTCCTCGGCACTTAAGAGGATGTCAGTGCTTGCGGCATACAACACTCCATACTCGAACGAGACAAATTTCGTGGGGACCGTCAAAGGAGCGCccgaaattttgatgaaaatgttgaaagaAGTCCCCAAAGACTATGAAACGACATATTTGGAATATTCGCGGAGAGGAGCTCGTGTTTTGGCATTAGGGATTCGCGATTTTGGGCCCTTGGACCATCAAGCACAGCGAAATCTCAAGCGGGAAGATGTCGAAAAGGACTTGACTTTTGCGGGTTTTGTCATTATTTCGTGTCCTTTGAAGCCGGATTCGAAAGCTGTCGTCAAAGAAATTATGGGGGCGTCTCATAAAGTAGTTATGATCACCGGAGACAATCCATTGACCGCATGTCATGTCGCCAAGGAGCTCAGATTTGTGAGGAAAAAGCAACTTTTGGTTCTGACATCGAATGAGGAAAGTTACAGCTGGGAAACGATCAAGGCAGATATGAAAATTGAGATCAATGATAAGGAAAATACGAAGGAATTTGTCAAAACTTACGATTTGTGTGTCACGGGCGACGGTTTGCAGTATTTAAATACCAATCATCACgattatttgatgaaaatcctGCCGTATGTCACGGTTTTCGCGAGATTTGCtccaaaacaaaaggaatTTGTCATCACAACACTCAAGCAACTCGGATTTTATACTTTGATGTGTGGCGATGGCACAAATGACGTTGGCGCACTCAAGCACGCCCATGTCGGGGTCTCAATTTTGAGCAATGCGCCCCTTAAACACCCATccgagaagaaaaaagaggaaaaggagaagaaaaaagacgATGAAACCCCGGCTGCGGCATTGGCAGCTCAGGCAAACTTGTCGCCGCGCGAACGACAAATCCTCAAACATCGCGAAAACCTCAAAGCGCAACAAGATAAACTCCAGAAAGCGTTGCAGCAACTCGACGAGGAGCAAATTCAGATTGTCAAGTTGGGAGATGCGAGTATTGCGGCGCCGTTTACGAGTAAATTGTCGTCCATCACGTGCGTGAATCACATTATCAAGCAGGGACGCTGTACGCTCGTTACCACATtgcaaatgttcaaaattttagcgTTAAATGCACTGATTTCGGCGTATTGTCAGTCCGTGTTGTACATTGATGGCATTAAGTTTAGCGATACGCAAGCGACGTTGCAAGGATTGTTGATTGCGGCGTGTTTTCTGTTTATTACGAGATCGAAACCGCTGAAAGTGCTGTCGAAACAAGCGCCGTTgccgaatatttttaattggtaTACGATTACGACGATTTTGACGCAGTTTGCGGTGCATTTTACGGCCTTGATATATCTCGTACATGAAGCGAACTTGAGAGCGCCGCCACG TGAAGGAAAAGTCAAACTTAATGTAGATATGGCACCTGATGAAAAAGAGGAATTTGCTCCAAATATCGTCAACAGCACCGTTTACATCATTTGCATGGCTTTACAAGTGTCAACATTCGCCGTCAACTACAAA GGACATCCATTCATGGAAAGTTTACGAGAAAATCGCTTGCTTTTGTACTCAATTCTCACATCAAGCACCGTAGTATTATGCCTTGCACTCGGAATCGTTCCCGATTTGCTGCAAACCTTCGAAATTATCGAGTTTCCAGAAGAt ttccgTAAGATTCTCGTGTTTGTATTGATCGCTGATACAGTGTTAGCGTTCCTCGCTGATCGTGTTTGTTCATTTCTTTTTGGAGAAATTCGGAGTAAGAATGACGTCACGTgcaacaattaa